ACAAGCAATACTAATACAAATGTTAATGGAATAGAACGTCTGACTTTTTTAAACCAGAATAATTGCGGAAAGCCTACGTTACATGAAATCATTATCCAGTATGCCCAGGCATAAGGACCGAATGCTCTGTTAACAAATACAAAAGATTCAAACTGGTTACCGCTGTACCACGCTATAAAGAATTCCATCGCATAAGCATAACCTACCATTGTACCTGTAGCAAGCAAGATCTTATTCATTTTCTCAATGTGATTGACCGTTATGATATTTTCCATATCATAAAGTTTTCTTATTATAATAAGAACCGTAGCAACCATTCCAAACCCTGAGAAAATAGCTCCCGCAACGAAGTACGGGGGAAAAATTGTTGTATGCCATCCCGGAATAACCGACACTGCGAAGTCAAATGAAACGATTGTATGCACAGATAATACAAGAGGTGTTGAGATACCGGCAAGAATTAAATAAATTCTTTCATAGTTCTGCCAGTTTCTGTTTGAGTTTTTCCAGCCTAAACTAAGCACAGCATATGCAGCCTTCTTAAATCCGCTGGTTGCCCTTGCTCTCATGAGAGCAATATCAGGGATCAAACCTATTCCCCAGAATAAAAACGAAATAGTAAAATATGTCGATACGGCAAATACGTCCCATAAAAGCGGAGATGTGAAATTCACCCATAAAGCATTCTGATTAGGATAAGGAATCAAATATCCTGCAAGCCATGGTCGTCCTGTGTGAAGTAAAGGAAAAATACCTGCCGTCATAACTGCGAAAATTGTCATCGCCTCGGCAAATCTTGCAATTGCAGTTCTCCATTTTTGCCTGAAAAGAAACAGAATTGCCGAAATAAGTGTTCCGGCGTGACCAATACCAATCCAGAATACAAAATTGACAATCCCAAATCCCCATCCTACCGGATTATTGTTTCCCCACATGCCAATACCATAATACAATGTAAATCCTACGCATACTACACCGATTAAAAGCGCAGTATTTGCCATTAGAAATGCAATTAGCCATTTCTTAGAAGGCTTACGCTCCGTAGGGGCAAGCACTGTATTATCGATTTCAGCAAACGAAGATCTAGAATCTACAAGTGGTAATTCTTCTGTGTATGTTGAATTAAAAGCCATTAGAAATTTTCAGTAAATAAATTTTTAATTATATATCTGAATTAATTATTCAAAAAATATTAGTGCTGTTTTTCTTCTTTTTTGTTTTCTTTGCTGTCAACTTTTTCATGCTTCTCTTCTTCCTGTCCTTCAATTACCAATGGTTCAAGTATATTTCTTAATTTTGAAATATAAGTCACATTCGGCCTTACTTTAATATCTTCAAGTACTCCGTATCCTAACGGATGCATTCTTTGTTTGTAGAATTCGGATTTCTTGTCATTCATATCACCGAATGAAATTGCATTTGCAGGACATGCTTCCTGACATGCTGTTTTCACATCGGTACCTCTTACAGTTCTGCCTTCACCTGACGCAATTTGTCTTGCATCCATAATTCTTTGTAAGCAGAATGTACATTTTTCCATAACCCCTCTTGAACGAACAGTTACTTCAGGATTGTACATATAGTTTATGGGTTCAGTCTGGAAGTACCCGTCTCCGACTCTGTCTCTCCAGTTAAAATAGTTAAATCTTCTTACTTTGAAAGGACAGTTATTAGCGCAGTATCTTGTACCTACGCATCTGTTATAAGCCATTCCGTTTATACCGTCAGGACTGTGTGTTGTAGCTGCTACAGGGCAAACGTTTTCGCATGGCGCATTATCGCAGTGCTGACAAAGCATCGGCTGGAAGTTTGCTCTTGGAGCGTCAGGTGTGCCCGCATAGTACCTGTCAATTCTAATCCAGTGCATTTCCCTGTTAACTTTTACCTGATCTTTACCTACTACCGGAATATTATTTTCAACGTTACAAGCAATTGTACAATAGTTACATCCTGTGCATTTGTTCATATCAAGAACCATAGCCCACTTTACACCTGTATAATAAGGATGTAATTTAGTGCTTTCGTTAATACTCGGGAAGCTGTCGAGAGGAATTCCATGAACTTCTTCGTGCTTCTCCAAGAACTTAGGTTTCTTTTTGTATTCTTCGTAAGTGCCTTCTCTTATAATATCTCTCTTATATTGTAAATCATGTGTAACAGGGTCATCAACTGCATGGTGCTCCTGAGTAGAAACTAATTCATATGTGCCGCTGCCCTTTTCAACTTTAACATTATTATAGAGGAATGCTGAAGGACCGTTTGAAGTCATTATTGTATAAGTATCAAATCCGTTTCCGGTTCCGATCTTACCTCCGACTTTTCGTCCGCCGCCAAGCTCAATAGAAATCACTTTATCTGCCATTCCTGCCTGAACAAATACAGGAACTTCCATTGTTAAGCTTCCGTTGGAAACTTTTATTTTATCGTAATCTTTTACGCCTAAATCTTTTGCAGTTGCTATAGAAATTGCTGCATAGTTATCCCATACAATTTTGGAAATAGGATTTGGTAATTCCTGTAACCATCCGTTATTTGCATATTTACCGTCAGCTAATGAGTGATGCTTTTGAAGAAGCAATACGTAATCATTAGTTGAGTTCATTTTAGAATTGCTTACAAATGCATCGGTCATAAAAGCAGGTGCTGCTGCAGGTTTTTCTGAATATGTTACAAATCCATCCTGTAAAGCCGCATACCAGTATCTCTTGAAATCCATAGAAGGTTTAATGGAAGTATAAACTGATTTTTCCCAGTTATCCATTAAATATTCATGATATAGTGTATCTCTGTAAGCTTCTTTTTTGCCTGCAGTCCATACAAGCATAATTGCTTCTTTCTGTCTTGTATTGAATAAAGGACTTACAACAGGCTGCTGAAGTGTTAATACACCTGTTCTTGTTTTGTAATCACCCCATCCTTCGAATGAAGTGTTTATCGGAAGCACGTAATCGCACAAGGAAGAAGTTTCATTGGCGGTTTCGCACATTGCGATTTTTGTTCTTACATTCTTTAAAGCTTCATCGTAATTATATGTCTTCGCAAGATTAAAAATCGGGTTAACATCTAAGTGAATAACTGCATCAATCTGATGGCTTTTCATTCCATTAATTAATGCATCGATATCGTTCTTTGAAGAGAGCGGCATTACTTCAACGCCGGTTGCTTCGTTTGAGTATAATTTATTGTTACCTAAAATTTCATTCAAGAAATTAACTGCAATGTGAGTTGACTCAGGCATTTTATCGCCGGCAATCACAATTGATTCACCCATCTTCTTGCTTAAATCGTTAACTAAGTTATCAACGATTTTCTTATCAAGATTATTTTTCTTTACAAATGCATCTAAATCATTCTTTCCTAATACAGGAGCTACTTTTCCGTCAGTTGCAAACGCAGAAACCTTTCGTTTTCCTGCGAATTCATTTATCAGACATAAAACAAACTCTTCTATTAAGTCAGTTCTTAATCTCATTCTGTAATCTGCATTCATACCTGTAATGGTCATTGCGCCTTCAACAGAATACAATCTGTTAAATTCTTTGTCGCTCATTACATCTCTGTTGCCTGCAAATTTTCTGAGATTTTCAACATGCCCTGCATCCTGGTCTAAGAAATCTGACTCAAGAGCAAGAATTATATTTGCTTCTTCTAATTTTAATACAGGAATGTTTCTTGTGCCGTAGCATTTCTGCCAGGCAGAAGCTCTTGTGGAGTTATCAAATACTTCGTATGAATATATTTTTGCGTTTGGATATGCAACTACGAATTCATCTAAAACTTTCTTGAATGTCGGCGAAGCAATTGAGTTCGATACAACTGCAATTTGTTTAGCACTTTTTAGATCTGCAATGATTTTATCATCTATATCTGACCATTTTACATTTGCGCCTTTAATCATCGGCTCTTTTAATCTGTCAGGATCATATAAGCTCATTATGCTTGCATGACCGATTGCGCAGATTTTGCCCTGATTAATCGGATGCTCAGGATTACCGTCCACTTTTATAGGGCGGCCTTCACGTGTTCTTATTAAAGTACCGCATCCCTGGCTGCATCCTGCACAGGCAGATGCATAGAAATTCGGACGGCCGACAACAATATCTTCGGGTTTCTTATTATAAGGAATTACTTCACCTTTATCTCTGTAATCATTACATCCTGCTGCTGCAAGAGCTGCTGATGCCGAAAATAGAGCAAGGAATTTTCTTCTTGAAAGACCTGACATCTTATTGAGGTCCGGTTTTTCAAGCTGTTCTTTTGTAAACTCAGATTTTTTCGCTTTTATGAATTCAGGGTCTCTGTAAAGCTCCTTAAAGCTTCTCCAATAATTAACTTCACCTTTAGATTCCTCTTTAATATCACCCTGAGGAACTAACTGAATCTCGTCTTCGCTTTTTATCTTATCACTGATATCGAATATTTTTTTATCCATTAGACTTTGTATTTATTGTTCTTTTGACTGCCGAAGGGTTTTCTTTAAAAACTATAGCTTTTGGCTGTGCCTGAGTGCCTTCTATTTTTGATTTGAAGATCTCAAACGGTAGCTTTGTTAAAGAGTAAACTCCTGCCGCAGCCGCTCCTGCGTATATAAAAAACTTTTTTCTTGTAATTTTCTTAGAAAAAGAACCTGTATTTTCTTTCATATTCTTTGAAGTAATATTAATAAAGATTTCCTATCTGTGACAAGTTGAACAGTTGTCAGGACCTTTATTAAGCTGAGTAGCTTTTGTAATCTTATTAATGTTGTTGGGGTTTATAACGCTGACGTTTTCATCAGGAGCTCTGTGACATTGCAAACAGGCACCCATTGTGAGTGATTTTACCTGACCGTTAAGCTCGGTTTCTCTCATATTTCCGTGGCAATTCTGGCAATCAATTCCGTTGTTTACGTGTACTGCATGGTTGAAGTAAACAAAATCCGGAGTTCTGTATATTCTTTTCCATTTAAGAGGAATGTTCTTTTCATAGTATTCTGTTAGCTTAATTATTTCAGGTTTATCTTTTCTTGCAAGTGTGTGGCAGTTCATACAGACATCTACCGATGGAACGCTTGCAAATCTTGATTTCTCTACTCCAACGTGGCAATATTGACAATCGATTTTCATTGTTCCCGCATGAAGCTTATGGGAATATGCAATCGGCTGGTCAGGCGTATATCCGATATTGTTTCTTTCGGCAAATGTTGAGTAGTATGTAAGTGCAAATACTGAAGCTGCTACGAAAACTATTATAGGCAGGCGGACTTTGAGATTATAATCCTGTAAAAATTTTTTCATTAAAAACTTTTTACGCGTTTATTTTTCGAGTTAATAATATACAAATCAAAGCATTGGGGCTTGAGAGAAACTTAGTGCTTCAAAATCTATATTATTTTTGGAATTAAAACTATAAGCAACAAAATTACTAAAAATATTTTTAAGTAGTAAGAGAAAAATGCAATTATACTGATACTTTTATTTATATATTGACAGGTAACGTTATCTATACGTAGTATAAATAACAGGAATGAAACTTCATTGAATTAAAAATACAATTCTGCGAAATTATTTTCAACTTTAATTTTTTTTAATGAAAATTATTCTTGCCCTAATTATTTCTCTCTCATTTTTCTCCTGTTCAGAAAAAAAAGAAACAACCGGCTCAACAAATAAAGATACGATAACAAAAAATACCTCTGTAAATTTATCGGATACCGTTAATATAAAAAGACTTTTTGACGATGCAAAACTCACTGGATGTTTTATTGTTTACGACATGCAAAAAGAAAAATATTATTATCATGATTCTGCAAGATGTAATAAAGAATTTATACCTGCATCAACTTTTAAAATTCCAAACTCTTTATTTTCACTGGAAGCAGGAGCTGTAAAAGACGAGAACGAAAAATTGAAATGGGACGGTAAGGACAGGAATCGCGAAGAATGGAATCAGGATACCGATATGAAAATGGCATTCAAATATTCTACTGTATGGTTTTATCAGGAATGCGCCAGACGTATCGGAGAGAAACGCATGCAGCATTTTCTAGATACACTAAACTATGGCAATAAAAATATGTCCGGCGGGCTTGACCGTTTCTGGTTGGACGGTGCTATAAGAATAACTGCAATGCAGCAGATAGCTCTGCTTAAAAGAATTTATGATAACAAAGTCCCCTTCGCTCAAAGAAATATCGATATTCTAAAAAACATTATGATAATGGAAAAGACAGATAACTATACTTTAAGAGCAAAGACAGGAACTGCGATGAATGATAAAGGTGAAGGTGTTGCATGGTATGTGGGATATGTAGAACGAAGCGGCGGAGTTTATTTCTTTGCGCTTAATATTGATATAAAAGATGATGCGAAGTTTGCAGAAAGAATAGCTTTGACGAAAAGAATTTTGACTCAGATGGGACTAGGTCCTTTTATAATGAAATGAAAAAGCCCGTTATGTTTTTTACAATATTAACGGGCTATAAGAAAACTATTTTAATAAAATTACTGTCCTAATATCCACGCGAAAATCAGCGGGGCTACGATCGTAGCATCTGATTCTACTATAAATTTCGGGGTATGAATATCAAGCTTTCCCCATGTGATTTTTTCATTTGGGACTGCGCCTGAGTATGAGCCGTATGAAGTTGTTGAGTCAGATATCTGACAGAAGTAGCTCCAGAAAGGAACATCATGCATTTCCATATCCTGATAAAGCATAGGCACAACGCAGATAGGAAAATCACCTGCTATACCGCCGCCGATCTGGAAAAATCCGATACCTTTACCGCCTGAATTTTTTGTGTACCAGTCAGCTAAGAACGCCATATACTCAATACCGCTTTTCATAGTAGAAGCTTTAATCTCTCCCTTAATTACATAAGAAGCAAAGATGTTTCCCATTGTGCTGTCTTCCCATCCCGGAACAACTATCGGAAGGTTCTTTTCCATTGCCGCAAGCATCCATGAATTCTTCGGGTCAATTTCATAATATTGTTCAAGCACTCCGCTCTTTAACATTTTATACATGTACTCATGCGGGAAATATCTCTCACCAGAGTCATCAGAGGCTTTCCATAATTTATGAATATGCTTTTGCAAACGTCTGAAAGCTTCTTCTTCGGGAATACAGGTATCTGTTACTCTGTTGTAATGATTTTCAAGTAAATCCCATTCTTCCTGAGGACTTAAATCTCTATAGTTTGGTAAACGTTTATAATGCGAGTGTGCCACAAGGTTCATTATATCTTCTTCCAGATTAGCGCCTGTGCAGCTGATAATAGCAACTTTATCCTGTCTTATCATTTCAGCAAGTGAGATACCAAGTTCTGCTGTGCTCATTGCGCCTGCAAGTGAGATAAGCATTTTTCCGCCGCTATCAAGATGCGCTTCGTAACCTTTTGCCGCATCTATTAACGCAGCTGAGTTAAAGTGGAGGAAGTTTTTTTCGATGAACTGCGAAATAGGACCTCTGGTTTTCATAATTATATATCTTTATTTTATTGTAGAAAGTTGGAAAACGATAAAATAATATTATAAGTCATATAATAAAATGACAAAAGAACTTATTCTGAAATAATTTGTATATTTTTTACGATTTTTCAATTTTTGCAATTGATTAACTTTCAGAAAATTGGTATTTTGTTAATTCGTTCTAAGGACAGGTAGCTCAGTTGGTAGAGCAACGGCCTGAAAAGCCGTGTGTCGCCGGTTCAATTCCGGCCCTGTCCACAAATAAAAGCCCGTTTATAGCGGGCTTTTTTGTTTTTCCCGCAACCCTCATCGGCTACCATTCTACTCAATATTTGAATTTATTAATCAATTCTTTATAGTTACGTTTTTATCAGGCTTGGTAATAATCTATGCACAATTATGAAAAAGCCAATTTTAGTAGTTCTCTCATTTTTGCTTTTCTCCATTTCACTTCAGGCACAAAACCAAAAGTCATACATAAATAATAAAGATTTAATAAAAAAAACTTTTGAAACCAAAGGCGAAGTTTTTTTTAAATTCCTTTGCGCTTCTAAAAGTGATGTCAATAAAATCACTGAAATTATTTCCATCGATAATGTTAAAGACATTGTCATTGGCTATGAAGTCCGTGCTTTTGCAAATGAAAAAGAGTTCAATAAATTTCTTGAGTTTGGAATTGAATTCGAACTTCTGCCTCTTCCATGCGAATCAATCAAGGAACCTTTGAAGATGTCCGACAATGCAAAATCAGTTTCTGCATGGGACTCTTATCCTACCTATGATGCTTACATTACAATGATGAATAACTTCGCAGCAGCATATCCGAACATTTGCAAAATCGTTAACATCGGAACCACTGTACAAGGCAGACAGCTTTTGTTTGCTGTTATTTCTGACAGTGTCAGCTCACGAAAATCAAAGCCGAGATTTATGTATACATCTTCTATTCACGGAGATGAAGTTACAGGTTATATTTTAATGCTTCGTTTTATAGATACACTTCTTAGCAGCTATAGCGCAAACAACCGACTTACCAATCTTGTAAAGAACTGTGAGATATGGATTTGCCCGCTTGCAAATCCCGACGGCACTTACAAAGGAGGCAACAGTACAGTAAACGGAGCAGTCCGTTACAATGCAAACAACATAGACTTAAACAGAAACTATCCTGACCCTGCTGCGGGACCGCACCCTGACGGTAATGCATACCAGCCTGAGACGATTGCGTTTATGAATATTGCAAATACATACAACTTTACCATGGGAGCAAACTTCCACGGCGGCGAAGAAGTTTATAATTACCCATGGGATACATGGGCAAGACTTCATCCCGATGACGACTGGTCAATAAAAGTCGGCAAGCGATACGTTGATACAGTTCATGCAAACAGCTCAGGATACATGACTGCTATATTAGGTTATCCAAATTATCCGGGTCTTGTTGACGGTTATGCCTGGTACAGAATAACAGGAGGAAGACAGGACTGGATGAACTATTATAAAGGATGCCGTGAAGTTACAATTGAAATCTCCACAACAAAACTTTTACCCGCATCGCAGCTTCCTTCAAGATGGAATTACAATTTCAGATCGTTTATTAATCATGTCGGCGAATCATTGTATGGTATCAGAGGAATTATAAGCGACTCTGTGACAAATCTTCCTTTAAAAGGAAAAGTATCAGTGCTCGGCAAAGATATTCCCGATAGTACATGGATATTTTCTGATTCAACATGCGGAGACTATCACAGACTAATTGCTCCGGGTACTTACACTTTAACTTTTTCTGCAGCCAATCATTACTCAAAAACTATTTCAAGTATAAGAGCGCAGTATGATTCTACTACTATATTAGATGTAATCTTAAGACCTAATGCAGTTAACATTACCAATGAAAATAACACAGCATATTCATTTGAACTTAAACAAAATTTTCCGAATCCTTTTAATCCTTCAACAACTATAAAGTATTTTATTCCAACTAAGAATTTTGTAACTCTGAAAGTATATGATTCAAAGGGAACTGAAGTTTCTAGAATTATAAATGAATATAAAGATTCAGGTGAATATGAAATTCAAATGAACAACGGTAATCTCAGCAGCGGCGTTTATTATTATAAATTAACAGCAGGAGATTTTTCAGAGACAAAGAAAATGATTCTATTGAAGTAATTTTTTCAAAATTGATTTCTATTTAAAGAAAGAATTATGAAAGACAAATTACGGTTATCAAACTTTGCTGCGCTTGTTTTCTTAAATTTAATATTAGGCTCAGTCCAAATTTATTCGCAGCCTGTTTTATTTGATTTTGATAATGCCCCTCTTTACACAAGCTTCCCAATTGACCAGACAGCCGGGGGAATTACAGCGCATTTCACGGCAACAGGGCAAGGGTATTCAATTCAAAATGCAAATGCTCTTGGTTTTACTCCAACAGGATTTTCAGGCAGAATACTTTATCCAAATAGTATATATCTTTCCGATATTACTATTCAGTTTGATCAATTAATTTCTGACTTCTCCATTCTTTATTGCTGTCAGGAACTTGGCTGCGATGACGCAGCAACGATGAAAGTAACCGCTTACAAAAACGGCGCGTTAATTGGTTTCAATACCCGCACGGCTACTTATCCCGGAACCTATCCTGTTGATACTTTAAAATGTTCATTCGCTCAGGGATTTAATAGCGTTGTTCTACATTACCAACAGAGACCTCCTACTTGTCAGGATTACGGAGTAATTTACTTAGCAGATAAAATGCAGGTAACATCTTTAGTCGTAAATGTAAATTCTGCTAATAGCAATATTACAAACTTTGGATTGGTACAGAACTATCCTAACCCTTTTAATCCTTCAACCACTATAAAATATTTTATTCCAACTAAAAATTTTGTAACACTTAAAATTTACGATTCAAAAGGAACTGAAGTAATGACCATTGTTAACGAATATAAAGATACAGGTGAATATGAAATTCAATTAAACAATACAAATCTCAGCAGCGGAGTTTATTATTATAAATTAATTGCAGGAGATTTTTCTGAGACTAAGAAAATGATTATTCTGAAATAAAAACTTCTTTCCAAAAATAATTATTCCAAATAAAGCCTGTCACAAACAGGCTTTTTTATTCATAACTCTCCGCTATAATGAATTTTTACTTTGCTTCAATTAAGGTAAATTACTTAAAGAAAATTTATTGATGCAAAAATATGTATGCGCTATCGGCGGCATTAACTTAGACGTTAAAGGTATATCCAACGCCGGAGCAAAAGCAGATTCGAATATAGGCAAAGTTCATTTCACTCCCGGAGGAGTTGCCCGTAACATTTCCGAAAATCTAGCTAAGTTAAAAGTCCCAGTTTATCTTCTCGGCTGCATAGGCGATGATGCAAACGGAAAACTCATTGAAGAAAAAGCAAAGCAGAGTGGAATAAACACTGAACATGTTTTAAAAAGTCCCGATGTAAATACTTCTGTTTATCTTTCAATCTCAGACAGCGAAGGAAATCTTGTTGCTGCAGTTAACGATATGACTGAATCAATTAAGCTGATAAACCTCGAATACCTTAAGGAAAAAACCGATGTTATAAAGAACAGCAAAATTATTTTTGCAGATACAAATCTCTCTGAAAGTTCGCTTCAGTATATAATTACAATTGCCAATGAGTACAAGATTCCACTATACATTGATACTGTTTCAATAGAAAAATCGAACCGTGTTAAAAATTTAACAGGTGAAATAATTTATCTCTCGCCAAACTTAAATGAATTCAATAATCTCTTTGGGGAATTTAATATAGACAGGATTAATTTTAAAATTGATAATCCCGAATACCAGAAATACAATTCCATCATTCTCAAACGAGGAGATAAGGGAATAGTTTACATAGATGTAAAGAACAAAAAAATAAAATTCTTCCCTGCATTTCCTATGGAAGCAGTTGAGCCTAATGGCGCCGGAGATGCATTCAACGCAGGATTTATTTACGGGCTAATAAAAAGCTATGAAGAATACGATTCTATTCAGCTTGGTATCTGCGCAGCATACTACACTTTAAAATCAGTTCATTCAGTTTCAGAAAAATTAACAGAAGAAAATTTAACACAATTATTTAACAGGAAAACACAAAATGAGTTTTAATAAATTTTTAGAAATATCCGAAGAAGTACAATCAGCTTTAAACGAAAATAAACCTATCGTTGCGCTTGAGTCAACAATCATTTCGCACGGAATGCCTTATCCTCAGAACTATGAAACTGCAAAGGAAGTTGAAGACACAGTCAGAAAAAACGGAGCCATACCTGCTACAATTGCAATCCTCGGCGGAAAAATAAAAATCGGACTTGGTGAAGATGACTTGCAAATCCTCTCCAACAGCAAAGATATTTTAAAAGCATCGCGCAGAGATATTCCAGTAATCGTTTCTCAAAAACTTAATGCAGCTACAACTGTTTCCGCAACAATGATTTGCGCTGCTCTTGCCGGACTCAAAATTTTTGCTACCGGCGGCATCGGCGGAGTACATCGCAAAGGCAATGAATCATTTGATATCTCAGCTGACTTAACTGAACTCTCACAGACAAACATTGCAGTTGTATCTGCAGGAGTAAAGTCAATTTTAGATATCGGCTTAACACTTGAATATCTTGAAACACTCGGAGTTCCTGTTATCGGTTACAATACCAATGAGTTCCCTGCATTTTATACACGGCAGTCAGGGTTCAAAGTAAATTATAATTTAAATACTCCCGAGAAAATCGGAAGCATGATTAAAACAAAATGGGAGCTCGGGCTTAACGGCGGAGTAATAGTTGCCAATCCGATACCCGAAGAATTTTCAATGGATAAAAATAAAATCGATAGCGCCATTGAAAAAGCATTAAAGAATGCAGATGAAAAAGGAATTAAAGGCAAA
The genomic region above belongs to Bacteroidota bacterium and contains:
- the nrfD gene encoding polysulfide reductase NrfD, which produces MAFNSTYTEELPLVDSRSSFAEIDNTVLAPTERKPSKKWLIAFLMANTALLIGVVCVGFTLYYGIGMWGNNNPVGWGFGIVNFVFWIGIGHAGTLISAILFLFRQKWRTAIARFAEAMTIFAVMTAGIFPLLHTGRPWLAGYLIPYPNQNALWVNFTSPLLWDVFAVSTYFTISFLFWGIGLIPDIALMRARATSGFKKAAYAVLSLGWKNSNRNWQNYERIYLILAGISTPLVLSVHTIVSFDFAVSVIPGWHTTIFPPYFVAGAIFSGFGMVATVLIIIRKLYDMENIITVNHIEKMNKILLATGTMVGYAYAMEFFIAWYSGNQFESFVFVNRAFGPYAWAYWIMISCNVGFPQLFWFKKVRRSIPLTFVLVLLVNVGMWFERFVIIVTSLTRDFLPSSWGSFTATWTDYGILIGSFGLFFTLLLLFVKVMPSVSLAELKAVVPGAQPTHHHSEEEH
- a CDS encoding TAT-variant-translocated molybdopterin oxidoreductase, which codes for MDKKIFDISDKIKSEDEIQLVPQGDIKEESKGEVNYWRSFKELYRDPEFIKAKKSEFTKEQLEKPDLNKMSGLSRRKFLALFSASAALAAAGCNDYRDKGEVIPYNKKPEDIVVGRPNFYASACAGCSQGCGTLIRTREGRPIKVDGNPEHPINQGKICAIGHASIMSLYDPDRLKEPMIKGANVKWSDIDDKIIADLKSAKQIAVVSNSIASPTFKKVLDEFVVAYPNAKIYSYEVFDNSTRASAWQKCYGTRNIPVLKLEEANIILALESDFLDQDAGHVENLRKFAGNRDVMSDKEFNRLYSVEGAMTITGMNADYRMRLRTDLIEEFVLCLINEFAGKRKVSAFATDGKVAPVLGKNDLDAFVKKNNLDKKIVDNLVNDLSKKMGESIVIAGDKMPESTHIAVNFLNEILGNNKLYSNEATGVEVMPLSSKNDIDALINGMKSHQIDAVIHLDVNPIFNLAKTYNYDEALKNVRTKIAMCETANETSSLCDYVLPINTSFEGWGDYKTRTGVLTLQQPVVSPLFNTRQKEAIMLVWTAGKKEAYRDTLYHEYLMDNWEKSVYTSIKPSMDFKRYWYAALQDGFVTYSEKPAAAPAFMTDAFVSNSKMNSTNDYVLLLQKHHSLADGKYANNGWLQELPNPISKIVWDNYAAISIATAKDLGVKDYDKIKVSNGSLTMEVPVFVQAGMADKVISIELGGGRKVGGKIGTGNGFDTYTIMTSNGPSAFLYNNVKVEKGSGTYELVSTQEHHAVDDPVTHDLQYKRDIIREGTYEEYKKKPKFLEKHEEVHGIPLDSFPSINESTKLHPYYTGVKWAMVLDMNKCTGCNYCTIACNVENNIPVVGKDQVKVNREMHWIRIDRYYAGTPDAPRANFQPMLCQHCDNAPCENVCPVAATTHSPDGINGMAYNRCVGTRYCANNCPFKVRRFNYFNWRDRVGDGYFQTEPINYMYNPEVTVRSRGVMEKCTFCLQRIMDARQIASGEGRTVRGTDVKTACQEACPANAISFGDMNDKKSEFYKQRMHPLGYGVLEDIKVRPNVTYISKLRNILEPLVIEGQEEEKHEKVDSKENKKEEKQH
- a CDS encoding cytochrome c3 family protein, producing MKKFLQDYNLKVRLPIIVFVAASVFALTYYSTFAERNNIGYTPDQPIAYSHKLHAGTMKIDCQYCHVGVEKSRFASVPSVDVCMNCHTLARKDKPEIIKLTEYYEKNIPLKWKRIYRTPDFVYFNHAVHVNNGIDCQNCHGNMRETELNGQVKSLTMGACLQCHRAPDENVSVINPNNINKITKATQLNKGPDNCSTCHR
- the blaOXA gene encoding class D beta-lactamase; this encodes MKIILALIISLSFFSCSEKKETTGSTNKDTITKNTSVNLSDTVNIKRLFDDAKLTGCFIVYDMQKEKYYYHDSARCNKEFIPASTFKIPNSLFSLEAGAVKDENEKLKWDGKDRNREEWNQDTDMKMAFKYSTVWFYQECARRIGEKRMQHFLDTLNYGNKNMSGGLDRFWLDGAIRITAMQQIALLKRIYDNKVPFAQRNIDILKNIMIMEKTDNYTLRAKTGTAMNDKGEGVAWYVGYVERSGGVYFFALNIDIKDDAKFAERIALTKRILTQMGLGPFIMK
- a CDS encoding deoxyhypusine synthase family protein, producing the protein MKTRGPISQFIEKNFLHFNSAALIDAAKGYEAHLDSGGKMLISLAGAMSTAELGISLAEMIRQDKVAIISCTGANLEEDIMNLVAHSHYKRLPNYRDLSPQEEWDLLENHYNRVTDTCIPEEEAFRRLQKHIHKLWKASDDSGERYFPHEYMYKMLKSGVLEQYYEIDPKNSWMLAAMEKNLPIVVPGWEDSTMGNIFASYVIKGEIKASTMKSGIEYMAFLADWYTKNSGGKGIGFFQIGGGIAGDFPICVVPMLYQDMEMHDVPFWSYFCQISDSTTSYGSYSGAVPNEKITWGKLDIHTPKFIVESDATIVAPLIFAWILGQ
- a CDS encoding T9SS type A sorting domain-containing protein → MKKPILVVLSFLLFSISLQAQNQKSYINNKDLIKKTFETKGEVFFKFLCASKSDVNKITEIISIDNVKDIVIGYEVRAFANEKEFNKFLEFGIEFELLPLPCESIKEPLKMSDNAKSVSAWDSYPTYDAYITMMNNFAAAYPNICKIVNIGTTVQGRQLLFAVISDSVSSRKSKPRFMYTSSIHGDEVTGYILMLRFIDTLLSSYSANNRLTNLVKNCEIWICPLANPDGTYKGGNSTVNGAVRYNANNIDLNRNYPDPAAGPHPDGNAYQPETIAFMNIANTYNFTMGANFHGGEEVYNYPWDTWARLHPDDDWSIKVGKRYVDTVHANSSGYMTAILGYPNYPGLVDGYAWYRITGGRQDWMNYYKGCREVTIEISTTKLLPASQLPSRWNYNFRSFINHVGESLYGIRGIISDSVTNLPLKGKVSVLGKDIPDSTWIFSDSTCGDYHRLIAPGTYTLTFSAANHYSKTISSIRAQYDSTTILDVILRPNAVNITNENNTAYSFELKQNFPNPFNPSTTIKYFIPTKNFVTLKVYDSKGTEVSRIINEYKDSGEYEIQMNNGNLSSGVYYYKLTAGDFSETKKMILLK
- a CDS encoding T9SS type A sorting domain-containing protein, which translates into the protein MKDKLRLSNFAALVFLNLILGSVQIYSQPVLFDFDNAPLYTSFPIDQTAGGITAHFTATGQGYSIQNANALGFTPTGFSGRILYPNSIYLSDITIQFDQLISDFSILYCCQELGCDDAATMKVTAYKNGALIGFNTRTATYPGTYPVDTLKCSFAQGFNSVVLHYQQRPPTCQDYGVIYLADKMQVTSLVVNVNSANSNITNFGLVQNYPNPFNPSTTIKYFIPTKNFVTLKIYDSKGTEVMTIVNEYKDTGEYEIQLNNTNLSSGVYYYKLIAGDFSETKKMIILK